In a single window of the Streptomyces sp. NBC_00094 genome:
- a CDS encoding CHAT domain-containing protein, which produces MPVSPEESGGVQGLRAWVADATERVRQLLPGLGAGQLLPRATEASVAELEQLARLVDHHEELRGSVTVWLAGALTLRHAAGGGTEADRERAEELLREARDRTTPLGASVAEEDRRWAALFLTSHLSPVQPQAGFGPAPDLSGMIDRIMKEGPAGMLAVATEIQSLMTEVLELPLPPEVLDPLRQAQAAMAAPSTQALSDLVAGMTPAGSPFASQSRQMMERIFGSAAASGFGGVREEPGPTSNPTPPTPTPTPTPTPTPDSVPNPPTPNPDPDPTPDPDPTPDPTPSASTAAAPPESRPLPSLEDIRNIAVAMDAVNATSDGLEALLRSGDPRALDQLLARLRTAQDLSLPGVDQTPAMESLRVLLLGISQAMGGTRQDAEAGRDHIPTLLGHLKGIAGALPESFGDPLILGRTLEISARAMEARETEDVDTLRDLLRQAEALDATVPAEEPLRFAVDGMLGSVHAALGIVTRDKEALLKALPYIEKGATGAKESELPFARELPQPWMQNFDLLRDAITGEPTSFTEHVSPPPDASPEDLHSSALALGMRFGRERDPAVLDAMIDELERLRDLVREGRAPRIAADALWHLAEAYHMRALLKEEEPDPTDTHTLDAAEEALAALAADVLLQAGAEHGLLAARTGASRGVRAARMAAAYGRLPRAVAALEQGRALVLQAASTSSAVPELLEAAGRHDLAEAWRAATHTGEAWRAATPTGDATDPGPRPSATASGEVPGLLPSSLRREALDALGYRREGGPSGTPTPAELADGLAEAGADVLLYLVAGDEQGPGLVIAVGPELGLGAGALPQLTDVEDSPLERYVDAAAALDGDPEDELLTQAWEDALDELCDWAFPVLAPVLGGMEERLSAADGTWDEDRTLRVVLVPCGRLGIVPWHAARFPAEATHDRLCQAAVISYASSGSQFLRTVGRAPRDPAAAPALLADPDMTLEYADTEVSALRDAFYPHARLYGTLYDTKPEDMAPGTPDAVLGLLADDTSVLHLVTHGSAGVRPTVSALDLETAENEPTKLTVTQLLDRGGRRDAADGPLVILSACQTDLSARDHDEALTLTTAFIAAGARDVVGSRWLAQDSASALLMAVFHHYLTVDGLSPVDALRAAQMWMLDPRRENPGSLQGDLLREMERPGRDRTALWAAFIHQGHPGPSTTNTGEGTV; this is translated from the coding sequence ATGCCGGTGAGTCCGGAGGAGAGCGGTGGCGTTCAGGGGCTGCGCGCCTGGGTGGCGGACGCCACGGAGCGGGTCCGGCAGCTGCTCCCCGGATTGGGGGCCGGTCAGCTCCTGCCGCGGGCCACCGAGGCCTCCGTGGCCGAACTCGAGCAGCTCGCCCGGCTGGTGGACCACCACGAGGAGCTGCGGGGCTCGGTGACGGTGTGGCTGGCCGGTGCGCTGACCCTGCGGCACGCAGCCGGCGGCGGCACGGAGGCGGATCGCGAGCGTGCCGAGGAGCTGCTGAGGGAGGCCCGCGACCGTACGACTCCACTGGGCGCGTCGGTGGCCGAGGAGGACCGGCGCTGGGCGGCGCTCTTCCTGACGAGCCACCTCTCTCCGGTGCAGCCGCAGGCGGGCTTCGGGCCCGCACCCGACCTCTCCGGCATGATCGACCGGATCATGAAGGAGGGGCCGGCGGGGATGCTCGCCGTGGCGACGGAGATCCAGTCCCTGATGACGGAGGTACTGGAGCTCCCCCTGCCGCCGGAGGTGCTGGATCCCCTGCGCCAGGCACAGGCGGCCATGGCGGCCCCTTCGACCCAGGCGCTCTCCGACCTGGTGGCGGGGATGACGCCCGCCGGGTCGCCGTTCGCGAGCCAGTCGCGCCAGATGATGGAGCGGATCTTCGGGTCCGCCGCCGCCTCGGGCTTCGGAGGCGTACGAGAGGAACCCGGGCCGACCTCGAACCCGACCCCGCCGACCCCGACCCCGACCCCGACCCCGACCCCGACCCCGGACTCTGTCCCGAACCCGCCGACCCCGAACCCGGACCCGGACCCAACCCCGGACCCGGACCCGACCCCGGACCCGACCCCGAGTGCGAGCACCGCTGCCGCTCCCCCGGAGTCCCGGCCCCTGCCCTCCTTGGAGGACATCCGGAACATCGCCGTCGCGATGGACGCCGTCAACGCGACCTCCGACGGCCTGGAGGCCCTCCTCCGGAGCGGCGATCCCCGGGCCCTCGACCAGCTCCTCGCCAGGCTGCGCACCGCGCAGGACCTGTCGCTCCCGGGTGTGGACCAGACACCGGCCATGGAGAGCCTGCGCGTGCTGCTCCTCGGCATCAGCCAGGCCATGGGCGGCACCCGTCAGGACGCGGAGGCCGGTCGCGACCACATCCCCACGCTCCTCGGGCACCTGAAGGGGATCGCCGGAGCCCTGCCCGAGAGCTTCGGCGATCCCCTCATCCTGGGTCGCACGCTGGAGATCAGTGCGCGGGCGATGGAGGCTCGGGAGACCGAGGACGTCGACACCCTTCGGGACCTCCTCCGGCAGGCCGAGGCGCTGGACGCCACCGTCCCCGCGGAGGAGCCGCTCCGGTTCGCGGTCGACGGGATGCTCGGCTCGGTGCACGCCGCGCTCGGCATCGTGACCCGCGACAAAGAGGCGCTGCTGAAGGCCCTGCCGTACATCGAGAAGGGGGCGACCGGCGCCAAGGAGAGCGAGCTGCCGTTCGCCCGCGAACTCCCCCAGCCGTGGATGCAGAACTTCGACCTGCTCCGCGACGCCATCACGGGTGAGCCGACGTCGTTCACCGAACACGTCTCCCCGCCCCCGGACGCCTCACCGGAGGACCTGCACAGCTCGGCGCTCGCCCTGGGCATGCGCTTCGGCCGGGAACGGGATCCGGCCGTGCTCGACGCCATGATCGACGAGCTCGAGCGGCTGCGGGACCTCGTACGCGAGGGCAGGGCGCCACGGATCGCCGCCGACGCGCTGTGGCACCTGGCCGAGGCGTACCACATGCGTGCCCTCCTCAAGGAGGAGGAGCCCGACCCGACGGACACCCACACCCTGGACGCGGCCGAGGAGGCGCTGGCCGCCCTGGCCGCCGACGTCCTCCTCCAGGCGGGCGCCGAGCACGGCCTGCTCGCCGCCCGTACCGGTGCCAGCAGGGGCGTGCGAGCGGCCCGGATGGCCGCGGCCTACGGCCGGCTGCCCCGGGCCGTGGCCGCCCTGGAACAGGGGCGGGCGCTGGTCCTCCAGGCCGCCTCCACCTCGTCGGCCGTGCCCGAACTCCTGGAGGCCGCCGGACGCCACGACCTCGCCGAGGCCTGGCGGGCGGCCACCCATACCGGCGAGGCCTGGCGGGCGGCCACCCCTACCGGCGACGCCACGGATCCCGGCCCGCGCCCGTCCGCGACCGCGTCCGGAGAGGTCCCCGGTCTGCTGCCGAGCTCCCTGCGCCGCGAGGCCCTCGACGCCCTCGGCTACCGCCGGGAAGGCGGCCCGTCCGGTACGCCCACGCCGGCCGAACTCGCGGACGGGCTCGCCGAGGCGGGTGCGGACGTGCTCCTCTACCTCGTCGCCGGGGACGAGCAGGGCCCCGGCCTCGTCATCGCGGTGGGGCCGGAGCTCGGACTCGGCGCGGGCGCCCTGCCCCAGCTGACCGACGTCGAGGACAGTCCCTTGGAGCGGTACGTCGACGCCGCGGCGGCCCTGGACGGCGACCCGGAGGACGAGCTCCTCACCCAGGCGTGGGAGGACGCCCTCGACGAACTGTGCGACTGGGCCTTCCCCGTACTCGCCCCGGTCCTCGGCGGGATGGAGGAGCGCCTCTCGGCAGCCGACGGCACCTGGGACGAGGACCGGACGCTCCGCGTGGTCCTGGTGCCCTGCGGGCGCCTCGGCATCGTCCCGTGGCACGCCGCGCGCTTCCCGGCCGAGGCGACCCACGACCGGCTCTGCCAGGCGGCGGTCATCAGCTACGCGTCGTCCGGCAGCCAGTTCCTGCGGACGGTGGGACGCGCGCCACGGGACCCGGCGGCCGCCCCCGCGCTGCTCGCCGACCCGGACATGACCCTGGAGTACGCGGACACCGAAGTCTCCGCCCTGCGCGACGCGTTCTACCCGCACGCCCGGCTGTACGGCACGCTGTACGACACGAAGCCCGAGGACATGGCGCCCGGCACGCCCGACGCCGTCCTGGGCCTCCTCGCCGACGACACCTCCGTGCTGCACCTGGTCACGCACGGGTCGGCGGGCGTCCGCCCCACGGTCTCCGCCCTGGATCTCGAGACCGCCGAGAACGAACCGACCAAGCTCACCGTCACCCAGCTGCTCGACCGAGGGGGTCGCCGGGACGCCGCCGACGGGCCGCTGGTGATCCTGAGCGCCTGCCAGACCGATCTGAGCGCGCGGGACCACGACGAGGCCCTGACCCTCACCACGGCGTTCATCGCCGCGGGGGCGCGGGACGTCGTGGGGTCGCGGTGGCTGGCGCAGGACAGCGCGTCGGCGCTGCTGATGGCGGTGTTCCACCACTACCTCACCGTCGACGGGCTCAGCCCCGTGGACGCCCTGAGGGCCGCGCAGATGTGGATGCTCGACCCGCGCCGCGAGAACCCGGGCTCCCTCCAGGGGGACCTGCTCCGCGAGATGGAGCGTCCGGGGCGGGACCGGACCGCGCTCTGGGCCGCCTTCATCCACCAGGGGCACCCGGGCCCGAGCACGACGAACACAGGAGAAGGAACCGTATGA
- a CDS encoding CHAT domain-containing protein, whose product MVGDEESSGGIRALRAWATEATERGARLIGRGRDGNPVPAQEFEGPVAELTQLRGLLDHDRELLGKVTLVLGGLLATRYATGCGTADDPARVRSLLDEVRDPATAAGERMTDEDRQWAAMFLLLAAGQAEPGRPVGEPGDIWAVFDRSMAAAPGEAAAEAARIAGLAAEVRQMSVPQELADRLRQMEDIVSYMARTDLSDPETLLSMLPPDMPFGDELRTLMGLMASLPDTPTPPPPPDPTPIPIPIPIPPQTLAPTPTPTPTPVDREPTPLPDPQADSDTADTAVTGAWLASLLGVQEAMRTGDPKSLDRLLKRLGGEHDRLPAGHGRGAEIENLMRLVLQLAGPLGGSRADSGEAGRHRESIIEHFAEWSAGDPGAGDLAVAVRTSDLLMRLLAEEESESDEEHRRLMGELAALERSTPADHRFRRMVELAHGTALASLGGRTGDTETVVRGLAQQEAALAAGPAADLGISEAQLGAVREAFQASRAVLGGTPDLMPAPLPPGPRASTGTRYLAALTASLRYSTTQDPADLDASISGLELVREDIRQGGSPQIAAPALWQLAENYRMRLGRTEDPADRDAATDAAMESLQALAGDVVLQVGPDHGLLAARSGADRGVRAARWAGSQGRVEEAVAALELGRALVLQAASTSRAVPELLESLGHHDLAEEWRAAADDGGPGSGPGPGPGPGSEPGPRPATQEVPAPVDGMTPHALPRELPRELPRELPSSLRRRALAALGHRDPDGVLFRTPTVDELKAGVAEADADALVYLIEGEGATPGMGVMVGPDTGTGVRALPYLSGERSGPLERYLDAAAAYQERPGVPAAAQAWEDALAELCEWATSAVIAPVMSGITERLAANEHRRRGRPGPPRIVLVPCGRLGIVPWHAARLPAAAPSDYACQIMVISYAASGRQFLSTVRRARRAPAAAPVLVADPTMTLPYVELEVAGLQQALYPEALLYGEFYEPPVEPVALGTPDELLAALAAGPSVLHVACHGSAGTSPTASALRLAPDAEASEEHRNAGLLTVSRLLDRPPGDAGSMDRSPDRSPDQSLDHAGRQEPADGPLVVLSACETDLSKRDHDEALTLTTAFVASGARDVVGSRWATQDSAAALMMAVFHHYVAVDGLSPVDALRAAQMWMLDPERENPGSLSADLLHELAGGPELHRPAAWAAFIHQGHPGPSRVALGRCNCSEKETR is encoded by the coding sequence ATGGTGGGAGACGAGGAGAGCAGCGGGGGGATCCGGGCGCTTCGGGCCTGGGCCACCGAGGCGACCGAGCGCGGGGCCCGGCTGATCGGCCGGGGGAGGGACGGGAACCCGGTGCCGGCCCAGGAGTTCGAGGGTCCGGTCGCCGAACTCACCCAGTTGCGGGGCCTCCTGGACCACGATCGGGAACTGCTCGGCAAGGTCACGCTGGTCCTCGGCGGCCTGCTCGCCACGCGTTACGCCACCGGCTGCGGCACGGCGGACGACCCGGCACGGGTCCGGAGCCTGCTGGACGAGGTGCGGGACCCGGCGACGGCCGCCGGGGAGCGGATGACGGACGAGGACCGGCAGTGGGCGGCGATGTTCCTGCTGCTGGCGGCGGGACAGGCGGAGCCGGGACGCCCCGTCGGGGAGCCGGGGGACATCTGGGCCGTCTTCGACCGTTCCATGGCGGCGGCGCCCGGCGAGGCGGCCGCCGAGGCGGCGCGGATCGCGGGACTGGCCGCCGAGGTCCGGCAGATGTCGGTGCCGCAGGAGCTGGCGGACCGGCTGCGGCAGATGGAGGACATCGTGTCGTACATGGCACGGACCGACCTCTCCGACCCGGAGACGCTGCTGTCGATGCTGCCTCCCGACATGCCGTTCGGCGACGAACTGCGGACTCTGATGGGGCTGATGGCGTCCCTGCCCGACACGCCGACGCCGCCCCCGCCCCCGGACCCGACGCCGATTCCGATCCCGATTCCGATTCCGCCCCAGACCCTGGCGCCGACCCCGACCCCGACCCCGACCCCGGTCGATCGTGAGCCGACCCCGCTCCCCGACCCCCAGGCCGACTCCGACACCGCCGACACCGCCGTCACCGGCGCGTGGCTCGCCTCCCTGCTGGGTGTGCAGGAGGCCATGCGCACCGGTGATCCCAAGAGCCTCGACCGGCTTCTGAAGCGGCTGGGCGGAGAGCACGACCGCCTGCCGGCGGGGCACGGCCGGGGCGCCGAGATCGAGAACCTGATGCGGCTGGTTCTCCAGCTGGCAGGGCCCCTCGGAGGCAGCCGCGCGGACAGCGGCGAGGCCGGTCGGCACAGGGAGTCGATCATCGAGCACTTCGCGGAGTGGTCGGCCGGTGATCCCGGAGCGGGCGACCTCGCCGTCGCGGTCCGCACGAGCGATCTCCTCATGCGACTGCTGGCGGAGGAGGAGTCGGAGAGCGACGAGGAGCACCGGCGGCTGATGGGCGAACTGGCCGCGCTCGAACGTTCCACGCCCGCCGACCACCGCTTCCGCCGGATGGTGGAGCTGGCCCACGGCACCGCACTCGCCTCGCTCGGCGGGCGTACCGGCGACACCGAGACGGTCGTACGCGGCCTGGCGCAGCAGGAGGCGGCGCTCGCGGCCGGGCCCGCGGCGGACCTCGGAATCTCCGAGGCGCAGCTCGGGGCGGTCCGCGAGGCGTTCCAGGCCTCACGGGCCGTGCTGGGCGGCACCCCTGACCTCATGCCCGCGCCCCTACCGCCGGGTCCGCGGGCGTCGACGGGCACCCGGTACCTCGCCGCCCTCACGGCGTCCCTGCGGTACTCCACCACCCAGGACCCCGCCGATCTGGACGCCTCCATCAGCGGTCTCGAGCTGGTCCGCGAGGACATCCGGCAGGGCGGGTCGCCGCAGATCGCCGCCCCCGCCCTGTGGCAGCTCGCGGAGAACTACCGCATGCGTCTGGGCCGCACCGAGGACCCGGCGGACCGGGACGCCGCCACGGACGCGGCGATGGAGTCGCTGCAGGCGCTCGCCGGTGACGTCGTCCTCCAGGTCGGCCCCGACCACGGCCTGCTGGCCGCCCGTTCCGGGGCGGACCGCGGGGTACGGGCCGCCCGCTGGGCCGGCTCACAGGGCCGGGTCGAGGAGGCGGTGGCCGCCCTGGAACTGGGCCGTGCCCTGGTGCTGCAGGCGGCGTCCACCTCGCGGGCGGTGCCCGAGCTGCTGGAATCCCTCGGCCACCACGACCTCGCGGAGGAGTGGCGAGCCGCGGCGGACGACGGAGGGCCCGGGTCCGGACCCGGACCCGGACCCGGACCCGGAAGCGAACCCGGACCCCGACCCGCCACCCAGGAAGTCCCCGCCCCCGTCGACGGCATGACACCCCACGCGCTCCCCAGGGAACTCCCCAGGGAACTCCCCAGGGAACTGCCCAGCTCCCTGCGCCGTCGCGCCCTGGCGGCCCTGGGCCACCGGGACCCGGACGGTGTGCTCTTCCGTACGCCCACGGTCGACGAGCTCAAGGCCGGGGTCGCCGAGGCCGACGCGGACGCGCTGGTCTACCTGATCGAGGGCGAGGGAGCCACGCCGGGCATGGGGGTCATGGTGGGACCCGACACCGGCACCGGCGTTCGCGCGCTGCCCTACCTGTCCGGCGAGCGGAGCGGCCCCCTGGAGCGCTACCTCGACGCGGCCGCCGCGTACCAGGAGCGACCCGGCGTCCCCGCGGCCGCGCAGGCCTGGGAGGACGCGCTGGCCGAGCTCTGCGAGTGGGCGACGTCGGCGGTGATCGCCCCGGTGATGAGCGGTATCACGGAGCGGCTCGCCGCGAACGAGCACCGGCGCAGGGGCCGCCCCGGCCCTCCCCGGATCGTGCTGGTGCCCTGCGGGCGCCTCGGGATCGTGCCCTGGCACGCGGCCCGTCTGCCGGCCGCGGCACCGAGCGACTACGCCTGCCAGATCATGGTGATCAGTTACGCCGCCTCCGGCCGTCAGTTCCTGAGCACGGTCCGCCGCGCACGCCGCGCCCCGGCCGCCGCACCCGTCCTGGTGGCCGACCCCACCATGACCCTGCCGTACGTGGAGCTGGAGGTGGCGGGGCTTCAGCAGGCCCTGTACCCGGAGGCGCTCCTGTACGGGGAGTTCTACGAACCGCCCGTCGAGCCCGTGGCGCTCGGCACCCCGGACGAACTCCTCGCCGCGCTGGCCGCCGGCCCTTCCGTACTCCACGTGGCGTGCCACGGCTCGGCCGGCACCAGCCCGACCGCGTCCGCGCTGCGTCTGGCGCCCGACGCGGAGGCCTCGGAGGAGCACCGGAACGCCGGCCTGCTGACCGTCTCGCGCCTGCTCGACCGCCCGCCGGGCGACGCCGGTTCGATGGACCGGTCGCCGGACCGGTCGCCGGACCAGTCGCTCGACCACGCCGGCCGGCAGGAACCCGCCGACGGGCCGCTGGTGGTGCTCAGTGCCTGCGAGACGGACCTGAGCAAGCGTGACCACGACGAGGCGCTCACCCTCACGACGGCCTTCGTGGCGAGCGGGGCGCGGGACGTGGTGGGATCCCGCTGGGCCACCCAGGACTCCGCCGCGGCGCTGATGATGGCCGTGTTCCACCACTACGTGGCCGTCGACGGGCTGAGCCCCGTCGACGCGCTCCGGGCCGCGCAGATGTGGATGCTCGATCCCGAGCGCGAGAACCCGGGATCGCTCAGCGCCGACCTGCTCCACGAACTGGCGGGCGGTCCGGAGCTGCACCGCCCGGCGGCCTGGGCCGCCTTCATCCACCAGGGTCACCCGGGCCCGTCCCGGGTGGCCCTCGGACGGTGCAACTGCTCGGAGAAGGAGACGAGATGA
- a CDS encoding putative protein N(5)-glutamine methyltransferase gives MSIPSLDHSTSAIVSRLRKAGCVFAEDEAEMIMSAAGDAAALEEMVERRAVGLPLEHVVGYAEFRGLRIEVDAEVFVPRRRTEALVREAALLAPARAVVVDLCCGSGALGVALAAALEDVELHAADVDPAAVRCARRNVTPAGGTVYEGDLFAPLPAGLKGRVDVLLSNVPYVPTVEIELLPAEARDHEARVALDGGVDGLEILRRVVAEAAEWLAPSGVLLFETSERQADEAVAAVTGAGLRARVATDDELDATVIIATRSDAPGAS, from the coding sequence GTGTCGATTCCTTCGCTGGACCACTCCACCTCCGCCATCGTTTCCCGCCTCCGGAAGGCGGGCTGCGTGTTCGCCGAGGACGAGGCGGAGATGATCATGTCTGCGGCCGGTGACGCCGCCGCACTGGAGGAGATGGTCGAGCGCCGGGCCGTCGGTCTGCCGCTGGAGCACGTCGTCGGCTACGCGGAGTTCCGCGGCCTGCGCATCGAGGTCGACGCGGAGGTGTTCGTCCCCCGGAGGCGTACGGAGGCACTCGTCCGGGAGGCCGCGCTGCTCGCCCCGGCGCGGGCGGTCGTCGTCGACCTGTGCTGCGGCTCCGGCGCGCTGGGCGTCGCCCTCGCCGCCGCCCTGGAGGATGTCGAGCTGCACGCGGCGGACGTCGACCCCGCCGCCGTCCGCTGCGCCCGGCGCAATGTCACCCCGGCCGGGGGCACGGTCTACGAGGGCGACCTCTTCGCGCCGCTGCCCGCCGGACTGAAGGGCCGCGTGGACGTCCTGCTGTCCAACGTCCCGTACGTACCCACCGTCGAGATCGAGCTGCTGCCGGCCGAGGCCCGTGACCACGAGGCGCGGGTGGCTCTCGACGGCGGCGTGGACGGTCTCGAAATCCTCCGTCGCGTCGTCGCCGAGGCGGCCGAGTGGCTCGCGCCGAGCGGCGTCCTGCTCTTCGAGACCAGCGAGCGGCAGGCCGACGAGGCCGTGGCGGCGGTCACCGGCGCCGGTCTGCGCGCACGGGTGGCCACGGACGACGAGCTGGACGCCACCGTGATCATCGCGACCCGCTCGGACGCGCCCGGCGCCTCCTGA
- a CDS encoding metallophosphoesterase, with protein sequence MDERRPQLLAISDLHVAHAENRQIVEGLRPASDGDWLIVAGDVGELTEQITWALRTLSERFAQVIWTPGNHELWTPEEDPVQLRGVARYEYLVDVCRGLGVLTPEDPYALWEGEGGPVRVAPLFTLYDYTFRTPTAANKEESLAQAYEAGVVCTDEFFLHPDPYAGREDWCEARVAATERRLAECDDPDVPFVLVNHWPLDREPTRILRYPEFAQWCGTERTADWHRRFHTAVAVYGHLHIPRTTWHDGVRFEEVSVGYPREWKRPGHPRNVPRPVLAPRAAASPVPPAAG encoded by the coding sequence ATGGATGAGCGTCGGCCGCAGCTCCTCGCCATCAGCGACCTGCACGTCGCCCACGCGGAGAACCGGCAGATCGTCGAAGGTCTCCGCCCGGCGTCGGACGGGGACTGGCTGATCGTCGCGGGTGACGTGGGAGAGCTGACCGAGCAGATCACCTGGGCCCTGCGGACGCTCAGTGAGAGGTTCGCCCAGGTGATCTGGACCCCGGGCAACCACGAGCTGTGGACCCCGGAGGAGGACCCGGTCCAGCTGCGGGGCGTCGCGCGGTACGAGTACCTCGTGGACGTCTGCCGCGGGCTGGGGGTGCTCACCCCGGAGGATCCGTACGCGCTGTGGGAGGGGGAGGGCGGCCCGGTCCGCGTCGCGCCGCTGTTCACGCTGTACGACTACACCTTCCGCACCCCCACGGCCGCGAACAAGGAGGAGTCGCTCGCCCAGGCCTACGAGGCGGGGGTGGTGTGCACCGACGAGTTCTTCCTGCACCCCGACCCGTACGCGGGCCGCGAGGACTGGTGCGAGGCACGGGTGGCCGCCACCGAGCGGCGCCTCGCGGAGTGCGACGACCCCGACGTCCCGTTCGTCCTGGTCAACCACTGGCCCCTGGACCGGGAACCCACGAGGATCCTGCGCTACCCGGAGTTCGCCCAGTGGTGCGGCACGGAACGCACCGCGGACTGGCACCGCCGGTTCCACACCGCCGTGGCCGTCTACGGCCACCTCCACATCCCCCGGACCACCTGGCACGACGGCGTCCGCTTCGAGGAGGTGTCGGTGGGCTACCCGAGGGAGTGGAAGCGCCCCGGCCACCCCAGGAACGTCCCGCGCCCGGTCCTCGCGCCGAGAGCGGCCGCGAGCCCCGTGCCCCCCGCGGCCGGCTGA
- a CDS encoding dihydrodipicolinate synthase family protein translates to MAHEHAPAHRAHPWHGIMVATALPLRDDRSVDYDAYAEHVAWLIANGCDGVVPNGSLGEYQTLTDEERARVVRTAVEAAGDGARVMPGVAAYGSAESRRWAEQAAGAGAGSVLLLPPNAYRADERAVRAHYAEVADAGLPVVAYNNPLDTKVDLTPALLASLHADGSIVAVKEFSGDVRRAYEIAELAPELDLLIGADDVLLELALAGAVGWIAGYPNALPRSCVTLYRAAVAGDLATALPLYKSLHPLLRWDSKVEFVQAIKLSMDLAGRHGGVTRPPRAPLTPEQDTVVRAATEKALAEGHA, encoded by the coding sequence ATGGCCCACGAGCATGCCCCGGCCCACCGTGCCCACCCCTGGCACGGGATCATGGTCGCCACCGCGCTCCCCCTGCGCGACGACCGTTCCGTCGACTACGACGCGTACGCCGAGCACGTGGCCTGGCTGATCGCCAACGGCTGCGACGGGGTCGTCCCGAACGGTTCCCTCGGTGAGTACCAGACCCTCACCGACGAGGAGCGGGCCCGGGTCGTGCGGACGGCCGTCGAGGCGGCGGGCGACGGAGCCAGGGTCATGCCCGGCGTCGCCGCGTACGGGAGTGCCGAGTCCCGCCGCTGGGCCGAGCAGGCCGCCGGGGCCGGGGCCGGGTCGGTCCTGCTGCTGCCGCCCAACGCCTACCGGGCCGACGAGCGCGCCGTACGCGCCCACTACGCGGAGGTCGCCGACGCCGGGCTGCCCGTCGTCGCGTACAACAACCCGCTCGACACCAAGGTCGATCTCACCCCCGCCCTGCTCGCGAGCCTGCACGCCGACGGCAGCATCGTCGCCGTGAAGGAGTTCAGCGGGGACGTCCGCAGGGCGTACGAGATCGCCGAGCTCGCCCCCGAGCTCGACCTGCTGATCGGCGCCGACGACGTCCTCCTGGAGCTGGCCCTCGCCGGCGCGGTCGGCTGGATCGCGGGGTATCCGAACGCCCTGCCCCGCAGCTGCGTGACGCTCTACCGAGCCGCCGTCGCCGGCGATCTCGCCACCGCGCTCCCGCTCTACAAGTCCCTTCACCCGCTGCTGCGTTGGGACTCCAAGGTCGAGTTCGTCCAGGCGATCAAGCTCTCCATGGACCTCGCCGGGCGCCACGGCGGAGTCACCCGGCCTCCCCGTGCGCCGCTCACGCCCGAGCAGGACACCGTCGTCCGCGCCGCGACCGAGAAGGCCCTTGCCGAGGGGCACGCGTGA